The proteins below come from a single Gimesia alba genomic window:
- a CDS encoding leucine-rich repeat domain-containing protein: MRIFSVALFTAISLSMIPVVSAEEKKADPATEQAKAKIRAAGGSVLELAQNDDRLEIAFHLSDQKITDDTLKTLAGLSKVASLNLRGTEVTSAGLAHLKHLKDLTHLHLEKTKVNDAGLKQLQALPNLEYLNLYGTEITDAGLPQLSSLKKLKRLYVWQTKVTRPAGLALQKQITGLAIIGLPEEPKPVAAAKPEPAKPEPAKPAAKKPAEKKPAAKKEKKPAPKPAKKKAEKKKEEKKPAPKPAAKKEAPKKEEKKK, encoded by the coding sequence ATGAGAATTTTTTCTGTAGCGCTATTTACCGCAATTTCACTCTCAATGATTCCCGTGGTTTCGGCAGAAGAGAAGAAAGCAGACCCGGCGACGGAACAGGCCAAAGCCAAAATTCGTGCCGCCGGTGGTTCCGTTCTGGAACTGGCACAGAATGATGACCGTCTGGAAATCGCCTTTCATCTCTCGGACCAGAAAATTACAGATGACACCCTGAAAACGCTGGCAGGCCTGTCGAAAGTGGCCAGTCTGAATTTACGTGGAACGGAAGTCACTTCAGCTGGTCTGGCGCATCTGAAACACCTCAAAGATCTGACACATCTGCACCTTGAAAAAACGAAAGTCAACGACGCCGGTCTCAAACAGCTGCAAGCCCTCCCCAACCTGGAATATTTGAACCTCTATGGAACAGAAATCACAGACGCCGGTCTGCCCCAGCTCAGTTCATTGAAAAAACTGAAACGTCTTTATGTCTGGCAAACCAAAGTCACTCGCCCCGCGGGATTGGCCTTACAAAAACAAATTACGGGCTTAGCAATCATTGGTCTTCCCGAAGAACCCAAACCGGTCGCAGCAGCAAAACCAGAACCAGCAAAACCAGAACCAGCAAAACCAGCTGCAAAGAAACCAGCCGAGAAAAAGCCGGCAGCGAAGAAAGAGAAAAAACCAGCTCCGAAACCCGCTAAAAAGAAAGCGGAAAAGAAAAAGGAAGAAAAGAAACCCGCTCCAAAACCAGCTGCTAAAAAAGAAGCCCCTAAGAAAGAAGAGAAAAAGAAGTAA
- a CDS encoding WD40 repeat domain-containing protein — protein MSGFEPIKSWRVCLGMLLTVFSTILPATAAKPDAKTEPVEQPVMAVKPILDHGSTPLPAALKFAQLDAQKAAKQTALQSKVVAEASKKLQLVDEEIKGIQKRVQETQQKIKIDSDTLKQSQQALKKYNENKVREKKSNEPLVAAKPIPDTDLLKKQITQSQQQVKSLEQSLKEKQKQQGELKKQVAEVNKQLANLKMKENQFLEIAKLYQSKPPIADPKLIREVATFQNSRPLYSCKIDASGNYLLAGAQGSDFQRWDLVSAENTQLAGHKSWVRRFDVDDSKPLLITGAYEGKLAWWDLTSAQPTPKHLIDAHKGYVRGVSLSPDGTLVATAGNDRLVKIWSVQTAKLIRTLAGHEHQVYNVKFHPGGQYLISGDLRGNLKQWDVKTGKLVRDFDGSVIYKYDKTFHAHIGGVRGMDISRDGKYFAISSIGEVSNAFAGIGVPTVILFDWETGKRLAVMTPSDNFKGTCWGVRFHPENDFIAAAGGNSSGMIWFWKLGEEKPFTAQKVKSVPYDLDFHPDGLRMCVACYDKTARLYNLGPKTAVELAKEKGKKKK, from the coding sequence GTGAGCGGTTTTGAGCCAATCAAATCTTGGAGAGTCTGTCTGGGCATGTTGCTGACTGTTTTCTCAACGATTCTACCCGCGACAGCCGCGAAGCCGGATGCGAAAACTGAGCCTGTCGAACAACCGGTCATGGCAGTGAAGCCGATTTTAGATCATGGATCGACCCCTTTGCCTGCGGCGCTCAAGTTTGCACAACTGGATGCACAGAAGGCAGCCAAACAGACTGCGCTGCAAAGCAAAGTTGTAGCGGAAGCATCAAAAAAACTGCAACTAGTTGATGAAGAAATCAAAGGCATTCAGAAACGGGTCCAAGAGACACAGCAAAAAATTAAGATCGATTCTGACACCCTGAAGCAATCTCAACAGGCGTTGAAGAAGTACAACGAAAACAAAGTGAGAGAAAAGAAATCGAACGAACCTCTCGTTGCAGCCAAACCGATTCCCGATACCGATCTGCTGAAAAAACAAATCACACAGAGCCAGCAGCAAGTCAAATCGCTCGAACAATCCCTGAAGGAAAAACAAAAACAACAGGGGGAATTGAAGAAGCAGGTTGCCGAAGTTAATAAACAGTTGGCTAATTTAAAAATGAAAGAGAATCAATTTTTAGAGATTGCCAAATTGTATCAGTCAAAACCGCCGATTGCTGATCCGAAGTTAATTCGCGAAGTTGCCACGTTTCAGAATTCACGCCCCCTGTATTCCTGTAAAATTGATGCAAGCGGAAACTATTTGCTGGCCGGTGCTCAGGGGTCTGACTTCCAGCGCTGGGATCTGGTCAGTGCCGAAAACACACAGCTCGCAGGCCATAAGAGTTGGGTCCGTCGCTTTGATGTCGATGATTCCAAACCGTTGCTCATCACCGGGGCCTATGAAGGCAAGCTTGCCTGGTGGGACCTGACTTCTGCTCAACCAACGCCGAAGCATTTGATTGATGCACATAAGGGTTATGTACGCGGGGTCTCACTCAGTCCGGATGGCACGTTGGTGGCAACTGCCGGCAATGATCGGCTGGTAAAAATCTGGTCGGTGCAAACGGCCAAGCTGATTCGGACACTCGCAGGGCATGAGCATCAGGTCTATAACGTGAAATTTCACCCTGGTGGTCAATATCTGATTTCCGGTGACTTGCGGGGAAATCTCAAGCAGTGGGATGTGAAAACCGGGAAACTGGTGCGGGATTTTGATGGGAGCGTGATTTACAAATATGATAAAACATTCCACGCTCACATTGGTGGTGTGCGGGGGATGGATATCAGCCGGGATGGAAAATATTTTGCGATTTCCAGCATTGGAGAAGTCTCAAATGCATTTGCCGGTATCGGAGTTCCGACAGTGATTCTGTTTGATTGGGAAACCGGCAAGCGACTGGCGGTGATGACGCCCAGCGATAATTTCAAAGGCACCTGCTGGGGAGTTCGGTTTCATCCCGAGAATGATTTCATCGCCGCTGCGGGAGGAAATTCATCCGGCATGATCTGGTTCTGGAAACTGGGAGAAGAGAAACCTTTTACTGCCCAGAAAGTCAAAAGTGTGCCTTACGATCTGGATTTCCATCCGGATGGTCTTCGGATGTGCGTGGCCTGCTATGACAAGACAGCGCGGCTCTACAATCTGGGACCCAAGACGGCGGTTGAGTTAGCGAAAGAAAAAGGCAAAAAGAAGAAGTAG
- a CDS encoding alkaline phosphatase PhoX — protein sequence MRTSSSRRHFLKTAITAPAVGTVFSRFLTMASANGITKDHSELRPVLDETTGLPLLRLPDGFRYQSFGWVGDKMSDGVITPEGHDGMAVISQNGDVITLCRNHEIRGSQSFGPEALTFDRKAGGGCANLQFDVKAGKWLKSWTSLAGTVQNCAGGPTPWGTWLSCEETVIGPKESFRDVQYHHEKHHGWVFEVPAEGTASLEPLKALGRFVHEALAIDPRDGIIYETEDRDTAGFYRFLPNEREVLTQGGGLQMLKVKGQSDLRTGASRGVRYEAEWVDIEDPERRNTPGKEDGLGVYSQGKEKGATTFGRLEGCWYGDGLVYFNCTNGGEAGLGQVWSFSPKDQTLQLVFQSPSHEILDSPDNLTVSPRGGLILCEDADLKPLRLHALSRKGTLKTVAINNIQLKKGQHLNLEGDFSGGEWAGACFSPDGKWLFVNIQDPGMTFAITGPWEELGV from the coding sequence GTGCGCACCTCTTCTTCTCGACGTCATTTCTTAAAGACGGCTATTACGGCCCCTGCGGTGGGAACGGTTTTTTCCCGCTTTCTAACGATGGCGTCTGCCAACGGGATTACGAAAGATCATTCCGAACTTCGGCCTGTTTTGGATGAGACAACGGGGTTGCCGTTACTGCGGCTGCCGGACGGTTTCCGCTACCAGTCGTTTGGCTGGGTGGGAGACAAAATGTCAGATGGGGTGATCACGCCTGAAGGTCATGACGGCATGGCGGTGATTTCCCAGAACGGGGATGTGATTACGCTTTGCCGAAATCATGAAATTCGAGGCTCCCAAAGTTTCGGTCCGGAAGCCCTTACGTTTGACCGGAAAGCGGGCGGGGGGTGTGCGAATCTTCAATTTGATGTCAAAGCAGGAAAATGGTTGAAGAGCTGGACCAGTTTAGCGGGAACCGTACAAAACTGTGCCGGCGGACCAACTCCATGGGGAACCTGGTTGTCTTGTGAAGAGACAGTGATTGGCCCGAAAGAAAGTTTTCGCGACGTTCAATATCATCATGAAAAACATCATGGCTGGGTTTTTGAAGTACCAGCCGAAGGGACCGCTTCATTAGAGCCGCTGAAAGCATTAGGGCGATTCGTACACGAAGCACTCGCCATTGATCCGCGCGATGGCATCATTTATGAAACGGAAGACCGGGATACAGCGGGCTTCTATCGCTTCCTGCCCAATGAGCGTGAAGTACTCACCCAGGGGGGCGGCTTGCAGATGTTGAAGGTCAAAGGCCAGTCGGATTTGCGAACTGGTGCAAGCCGTGGCGTTCGTTACGAAGCGGAATGGGTTGACATTGAAGATCCGGAGCGTCGTAATACGCCGGGTAAGGAAGACGGACTCGGCGTTTACTCACAGGGAAAAGAGAAGGGGGCGACAACCTTTGGTCGCCTGGAAGGCTGCTGGTATGGTGACGGTCTGGTTTATTTTAACTGCACCAATGGGGGAGAAGCCGGCCTGGGACAGGTCTGGTCATTCTCACCCAAAGATCAGACGCTGCAGCTTGTGTTTCAGTCTCCCAGCCATGAGATTCTGGATAGCCCGGATAATTTGACAGTCAGTCCGCGAGGCGGTTTGATTCTATGCGAAGATGCTGACCTGAAGCCTTTGCGTTTGCATGCGTTGAGTCGCAAGGGAACTTTGAAAACCGTCGCCATCAATAACATCCAACTGAAAAAAGGCCAGCATCTCAATCTGGAAGGTGATTTCAGTGGTGGAGAATGGGCAGGTGCCTGCTTCAGTCCGGATGGCAAATGGCTGTTCGTTAACATTCAAGACCCGGGCATGACCTTTGCAATTACCGGCCCCTGGGAGGAGTTAGGGGTTTAA
- a CDS encoding MlaD family protein — MTDRQIQFRVGLFVISAMITGAAMIFQFGQLETLWKKKYTIAMRFESISGVHRGTPVVRHGIRIGEVSKIITSDSKPGVLLLVAISETQHLRKDASPQIVSSIMGDSKIVITPGKSTNFIQPGERLIGQASSDPMEVVFRMEKQVSTTLEAFTSTSKEWEKLAGNMNRLMETKEGNLDVVIERAATSLEEFSLAMRKMNQMMGSVNQLVADPKQQENLKRTIAAMPAMIESTHRTIASVEVAVKKAGENLDNLSQVTDPLAKHSQSMIVKLDRSLSRLDAIMAEMNSFTRALNSGDGSLKKFMSDPELYRNMNRSASSLTVLLNNLEPIARDIRIFSDKIARHPEILGVGGAMKGSSGLKEPTEKSSQIKQSGFSFPGRAR; from the coding sequence ATGACGGATCGCCAAATACAATTTCGTGTAGGACTGTTTGTGATTTCCGCGATGATTACGGGAGCCGCGATGATCTTTCAGTTCGGTCAACTGGAAACCTTGTGGAAGAAGAAATACACGATTGCGATGCGATTTGAATCCATCTCCGGAGTACATCGCGGGACGCCCGTTGTGCGGCACGGGATTCGGATTGGCGAGGTGAGCAAGATTATCACCAGTGATTCCAAGCCGGGTGTGCTGTTGCTGGTGGCCATCAGTGAAACTCAGCATCTGCGAAAAGACGCGAGCCCGCAGATTGTCAGTTCGATCATGGGCGATTCAAAAATTGTGATTACTCCCGGCAAGAGTACAAACTTTATTCAGCCGGGAGAACGTCTGATCGGGCAGGCTTCCAGTGACCCGATGGAAGTCGTCTTCCGAATGGAGAAGCAGGTTTCTACAACACTGGAAGCGTTCACTTCGACCAGTAAAGAGTGGGAGAAACTGGCGGGGAACATGAACCGACTGATGGAGACCAAAGAGGGGAACCTGGATGTCGTGATCGAGCGTGCAGCGACTTCCTTAGAGGAGTTTTCGCTGGCGATGCGAAAAATGAATCAGATGATGGGGAGTGTGAATCAACTCGTTGCTGATCCCAAGCAACAGGAAAACCTGAAACGTACGATCGCCGCGATGCCTGCCATGATCGAAAGTACGCACCGCACGATTGCTTCGGTGGAAGTGGCGGTCAAGAAAGCGGGAGAAAACCTGGATAATCTGTCACAGGTTACCGATCCGTTGGCCAAACACAGTCAGTCGATGATCGTTAAACTGGATCGGAGCTTATCCCGCCTGGATGCGATAATGGCGGAGATGAATTCGTTTACCCGCGCGTTGAATTCAGGCGATGGGTCTCTCAAAAAGTTCATGTCAGATCCCGAGTTGTACCGCAATATGAATCGGTCGGCCAGTTCATTGACGGTTCTGTTGAATAACCTGGAACCAATCGCACGTGATATTCGCATCTTTAGTGATAAAATTGCCCGTCACCCGGAAATACTGGGAGTAGGCGGCGCCATGAAAGGGAGTTCGGGGCTCAAAGAACCAACCGAAAAATCGTCGCAGATTAAACAATCCGGCTTCTCCTTTCCCGGTAGAGCACGCTGA
- a CDS encoding MlaE family ABC transporter permease, with protein sequence MSSVSTSYPRDTIIHGLGRGVINTICLMGDLFLFGWEMLGWMVTRLPPRSNLWWCMYHIGIQSIPVILITGGFIGMVLAVQSYDQFKLMHLENQIGAVISISLVEELGPVLAAIMLAGRVGTSMSAELGTMRVTEQIDALRALGADPIHYLVVPRFLSCCLLIPLLTIIADAVGILGGWFFSTQILGVDSFYYWHYSIQFVYAYDVMGGIFKSFFFGAAISLISCHRGFHCGAGAEGVGKAATEAFVYSFIMIMILDFLLGVGIVNFYHFMQTVYPGVLR encoded by the coding sequence ATGTCATCAGTTTCAACTTCGTACCCCCGAGATACCATCATTCATGGGCTGGGGCGCGGGGTGATCAATACAATTTGTCTCATGGGCGACCTGTTTCTGTTCGGCTGGGAAATGCTGGGCTGGATGGTGACGCGCCTGCCTCCTCGGAGCAATCTCTGGTGGTGTATGTACCACATAGGGATTCAGAGTATTCCTGTCATTTTGATTACAGGCGGCTTTATTGGCATGGTCCTGGCTGTGCAGTCTTATGATCAGTTCAAACTAATGCATCTGGAAAATCAGATCGGCGCGGTAATTTCCATCTCACTGGTGGAAGAACTGGGGCCCGTTCTAGCCGCAATCATGCTGGCTGGTCGTGTGGGGACTTCGATGTCGGCCGAGCTGGGAACGATGCGCGTGACCGAACAGATCGATGCCTTGCGCGCGCTCGGGGCAGATCCGATTCACTATCTGGTTGTGCCGCGATTTCTGTCCTGCTGTCTGTTGATCCCGCTACTCACTATTATTGCTGATGCGGTGGGAATCCTGGGAGGCTGGTTTTTCAGCACCCAGATCTTAGGCGTCGATTCGTTCTACTACTGGCATTATTCGATACAATTTGTGTACGCCTATGATGTGATGGGGGGAATCTTTAAAAGCTTCTTCTTTGGCGCTGCCATTTCGTTAATCTCCTGTCACCGTGGCTTCCATTGTGGTGCGGGTGCTGAGGGAGTTGGCAAAGCAGCGACAGAAGCATTCGTGTATTCCTTCATTATGATCATGATTCTAGATTTTCTGCTGGGAGTGGGAATCGTCAATTTTTATCACTTCATGCAGACGGTTTATCCGGGTGTCCTCAGGTAA
- a CDS encoding DUF1501 domain-containing protein, whose translation MRCKYACGSHESLTRRSFLGGTAAGALSMLGFGGMTQVEAAKKLASQQKQVVVFWLSGGVSQLETWDPKPGVETGGPFQAISTSAPGVQISELLPYTAQQMHHLALVRGINTKENDHGKGAYIMQTGRKKQPGFAYPYLGSTFSHHLAPPKSPLPGYISVGAGGSSAESTFLGPRHAPLVLSNGKAPSNLALHSSMTEDRDKLRRSLRHKFSQRFEQKRRTAHTEVYNQSFDQAAALMARSDIFDFSKFSDKDVERYGKHDFGRHCLMARQLIEKGVTFVKVGHTNYDTHSENFNFHIEQLGEFDKPFATFISDLYDRGLLDHTLIICMCEFGRTPRINQRVGRDHWGTAWSVALGGTGIKGGAVSGKTNETGTKVIDREVNGGHLFHTYYQAVGLDSTEEFYPNGQPIAKADPKAEPIKEILA comes from the coding sequence ATGCGTTGTAAATATGCTTGTGGATCCCATGAATCGTTGACACGTCGTTCCTTTTTAGGAGGCACGGCGGCGGGGGCTTTGAGTATGCTCGGCTTTGGCGGCATGACTCAGGTCGAAGCTGCGAAAAAACTGGCGTCACAACAAAAGCAGGTCGTGGTATTCTGGCTTTCTGGTGGAGTCAGCCAGTTGGAAACCTGGGATCCCAAACCAGGGGTCGAAACGGGGGGACCTTTCCAGGCGATTTCGACATCGGCACCAGGAGTTCAGATCAGCGAACTTCTGCCTTATACCGCGCAGCAGATGCATCATCTGGCACTGGTAAGGGGCATCAATACCAAAGAGAACGACCATGGTAAAGGTGCCTACATCATGCAGACCGGGCGGAAGAAACAACCCGGTTTTGCCTATCCTTATCTGGGATCGACATTTTCACATCATCTGGCACCGCCGAAAAGTCCTTTGCCAGGCTATATTTCAGTGGGGGCAGGGGGCTCCTCTGCCGAGTCGACATTTTTAGGGCCACGGCATGCACCGCTGGTGCTTTCGAATGGAAAAGCACCCAGCAATTTGGCGCTGCATTCATCGATGACTGAGGATCGGGATAAGCTTCGCAGAAGCCTGCGTCATAAATTTAGCCAGCGTTTTGAGCAGAAGCGAAGAACTGCGCACACGGAAGTTTACAATCAATCGTTCGATCAGGCAGCGGCTTTAATGGCGCGGAGTGATATTTTTGACTTCAGCAAATTTTCTGACAAAGACGTCGAACGATATGGTAAGCATGATTTTGGCCGTCACTGTTTAATGGCCCGGCAGCTGATTGAAAAGGGAGTGACATTCGTCAAAGTCGGGCATACCAACTACGATACGCATTCAGAAAACTTCAATTTTCATATCGAGCAGTTAGGTGAATTTGATAAGCCTTTCGCAACATTCATTTCCGATTTGTACGACCGTGGTTTATTAGACCACACCTTAATTATCTGCATGTGTGAATTTGGGCGAACGCCTCGGATTAATCAACGGGTGGGTCGTGATCACTGGGGAACGGCCTGGTCGGTGGCCCTGGGGGGCACAGGCATCAAAGGGGGCGCTGTCTCCGGAAAGACCAATGAAACAGGCACAAAGGTGATTGATCGTGAAGTCAACGGCGGTCATCTGTTCCACACGTATTATCAGGCGGTAGGACTGGATTCGACAGAAGAGTTTTATCCGAACGGTCAGCCGATTGCGAAAGCAGATCCCAAAGCAGAGCCGATCAAGGAGATTCTGGCGTGA
- a CDS encoding ABC transporter ATP-binding protein: MDEQKSKDGYVIELRNVSRQFGTHQVLRDVSFGVRRGETLVVIGESGCGKSVTMKLIMNLLQPTQGDVLWNDRSISDRSPRELHRDRLRIGYLFQGAALFDSLSVYENVAFGLTQNTKLKKADIDQIVVERLREVGLSETISQKKPAQLSGGMKKRVGLARALAMTPEVMLYDEPTTGLDPVMTDVINELILQTRASRPVTSIVVTHDMSTVKKVADRIIMLYPLARLNPEEEQIVFEGTAEEAFASSSPRVHQFVYGEAGDRIREMAEAA, translated from the coding sequence ATGGATGAGCAGAAATCAAAAGATGGCTATGTCATTGAACTGCGCAATGTCTCGCGCCAGTTTGGAACACATCAGGTTCTGCGCGATGTTTCGTTTGGTGTGCGTCGTGGGGAAACGCTGGTGGTGATTGGGGAGAGTGGTTGCGGGAAAAGTGTGACCATGAAGCTGATCATGAATTTATTGCAGCCAACACAAGGTGATGTATTGTGGAATGACCGTTCGATTTCAGATCGCAGCCCGCGTGAATTACATCGGGATCGACTGCGAATTGGCTATCTGTTTCAGGGGGCGGCGTTATTTGACAGCCTGTCTGTCTACGAGAATGTTGCCTTTGGGTTAACCCAGAATACCAAATTGAAAAAAGCAGACATTGATCAGATTGTGGTTGAACGTTTAAGAGAAGTCGGGCTTTCTGAAACAATCAGTCAGAAGAAGCCGGCGCAACTTTCCGGCGGTATGAAAAAACGTGTGGGGTTAGCGCGTGCACTGGCGATGACTCCTGAAGTCATGCTGTATGATGAACCGACAACAGGGCTTGACCCTGTGATGACGGATGTCATTAACGAGCTGATTCTGCAGACACGGGCCAGTCGCCCGGTGACCAGCATTGTCGTGACGCATGATATGAGTACTGTCAAAAAAGTCGCCGATCGGATTATCATGTTGTATCCGTTGGCGCGTTTGAATCCGGAAGAGGAACAGATCGTCTTCGAAGGGACAGCAGAAGAAGCGTTCGCATCTTCTTCGCCGCGGGTCCATCAGTTTGTCTATGGCGAAGCCGGGGACCGGATTCGGGAGATGGCGGAAGCCGCCTGA
- a CDS encoding SRPBCC family protein has protein sequence MEITYQQEIIAPIDVVFSFLNDDEKMKLWMEGLESTEYPNGENADNPVGTEFIQTIREGGQIQQYTGKVTQYEPPTLLAVELQSNAFQLNVTYELTDLGRKTQLDYHCELVFASLFHRIIGILFCGLTKRILNSQMKKLSLLAEQESVRRSPPQK, from the coding sequence TTGGAAATTACCTATCAGCAGGAAATCATCGCACCGATTGATGTGGTTTTCAGCTTTCTCAACGATGACGAAAAAATGAAGCTCTGGATGGAAGGCCTGGAATCAACTGAATATCCCAACGGCGAAAATGCTGATAACCCGGTGGGAACAGAGTTTATCCAAACGATTCGAGAAGGCGGTCAAATACAGCAATACACAGGGAAAGTCACTCAATACGAGCCTCCCACTCTGCTCGCAGTCGAACTGCAAAGCAACGCGTTTCAGCTCAATGTAACGTATGAATTAACGGACCTGGGCCGTAAAACGCAATTAGACTACCATTGTGAGCTGGTCTTCGCTTCCCTGTTTCATCGAATCATCGGCATTTTATTCTGCGGATTGACAAAACGAATCTTAAATTCGCAAATGAAAAAACTGAGTCTACTCGCAGAGCAGGAATCAGTCCGGCGGTCTCCCCCGCAAAAATGA
- a CDS encoding DUF1549 domain-containing protein gives MFRTNMCVYVLLLVIFLSHALVAQSLFAGPATTSELPLVAKKPALPVAKPLHQMIDQQIQQQHQDYDKLASVRCSDSEFLRRVTLDLTGRIPSIEQTRAFLTDKRPAKRTILVDQLLGSPEYARYISQQLDVILMERLRKKYIDVGAWEEFLRQSVAENKPLDQMVREILAADGSKKEEQAAARFYLARDGDVNELTRDISRIFLGADLTCAQCHDHPDVNDWKQDHYYGISAFLVRSFVFKDKKKKQTVFAEKAEGEVKFESVFEVRDKTSKGPETTLPVVFNGSKVPEPAFKKGEEYKVKPAKDVRPIPKYSRREQLGAALTSPQNRRFARTMANRLWAMMMGRGIVHPLDADHSENPPSHPELLETLTDQMIAHQFDLKWYLRELVLSETYQRSSANDLFNGKDAAELDDAKFTHAILKPLTPEQFAWAVLEATGQTAVYRNSLKKNLTEASLRKKLLNYERQFVSLFGGLPGKPAERFEATADQILYLSNNQAIQGILSARAGNTADRVLKFPVEQPEKAAAELYLSVLNRHPDQAETKEVASLLAGKTSKTRSELVSDLIWALVMSSEFRFNH, from the coding sequence ATGTTTCGGACAAACATGTGTGTTTACGTTTTACTTCTGGTCATTTTCCTGTCGCATGCTTTAGTTGCGCAGTCTCTATTCGCCGGACCGGCAACCACCTCTGAGTTACCCCTGGTCGCGAAAAAACCAGCGTTGCCTGTCGCGAAACCGTTGCATCAGATGATTGATCAGCAGATTCAGCAGCAACACCAAGATTATGACAAGCTGGCCTCTGTTCGCTGCAGTGACAGTGAATTTCTGCGGAGAGTGACCCTTGATCTGACAGGCCGAATTCCATCCATTGAACAGACACGTGCTTTTTTGACAGATAAGCGTCCTGCGAAGCGAACGATTCTGGTGGATCAATTATTGGGGTCGCCGGAGTATGCCCGGTATATTTCGCAGCAGTTGGATGTGATATTGATGGAGCGTCTGCGAAAGAAGTACATCGATGTCGGCGCATGGGAAGAGTTTTTGCGTCAGTCTGTAGCGGAAAATAAACCACTGGATCAGATGGTGAGAGAGATTCTTGCCGCAGACGGTTCGAAGAAAGAGGAGCAGGCAGCCGCCCGGTTTTACCTGGCCCGTGATGGTGATGTGAATGAGTTAACGCGTGACATCAGTCGGATCTTTCTGGGAGCCGACTTAACGTGCGCTCAATGCCATGATCATCCCGATGTGAATGACTGGAAGCAGGATCATTACTATGGCATCTCTGCGTTTCTGGTACGGAGTTTTGTGTTCAAGGACAAAAAGAAAAAGCAGACGGTTTTTGCAGAGAAGGCCGAAGGTGAAGTCAAATTTGAGTCGGTGTTTGAAGTCCGTGATAAAACTTCAAAAGGTCCCGAGACAACCTTACCGGTCGTATTTAACGGAAGCAAAGTTCCCGAGCCCGCCTTCAAGAAGGGGGAAGAATACAAAGTCAAACCAGCGAAAGATGTTAGGCCGATTCCGAAATATAGTCGTCGGGAACAACTGGGAGCCGCGCTGACTTCACCCCAAAATCGCCGTTTTGCCCGCACGATGGCGAATCGTCTCTGGGCGATGATGATGGGGCGGGGTATTGTGCATCCGCTCGACGCCGATCATTCCGAGAATCCCCCTTCGCATCCGGAACTGTTGGAAACGCTGACCGATCAGATGATTGCACATCAATTTGATCTGAAATGGTATTTGCGGGAACTGGTATTGAGTGAGACCTACCAGCGGTCCAGTGCCAATGACCTGTTCAACGGCAAAGACGCCGCGGAACTGGACGATGCGAAGTTTACTCATGCGATTTTGAAGCCGCTCACCCCGGAGCAGTTTGCCTGGGCGGTTCTCGAAGCCACGGGGCAGACAGCCGTCTATCGGAATAGTTTGAAGAAGAATCTGACCGAAGCGAGCTTACGCAAGAAGCTGCTAAATTACGAACGCCAGTTTGTTTCTTTGTTTGGTGGTTTACCCGGCAAGCCTGCGGAAAGGTTTGAAGCCACCGCGGACCAGATTTTGTATCTTTCCAATAATCAAGCCATTCAGGGAATTCTTTCTGCGCGTGCCGGCAATACGGCTGATCGAGTTTTGAAGTTTCCCGTTGAGCAGCCAGAAAAAGCGGCAGCAGAATTATATCTGAGCGTCTTGAATCGGCATCCGGATCAGGCAGAGACAAAAGAAGTCGCTAGTTTATTGGCAGGGAAAACAAGCAAAACGCGGTCGGAACTGGTGAGTGATTTGATCTGGGCATTAGTGATGTCTTCGGAGTTTCGTTTTAATCATTAG